The genomic window CGGCAGCAACTGCGTAACGGGCCAGTCCCGCGGCGGGAGACCGACGAGCTCGCGACCCAGGAGCCGCAGAATGGCCCACAACGCAACCAGGTTCAGTGCGAGCCACAGATACCCGGCCGCGTGGAATGGCAGCAGGGCCAGCAGCGACATCACGCGGGGAACGATCGGCCAGTACCAGTCGAGCGAACCGCGGGCCTCGACTCGCCCGTTCACCAAGTCATAGCCGGGATCCAGGGCGCCGCGCTCCGCGAGCCAGAGACCGCCTTTGTAGAAGTACTCGAAGTCTGGATGCTGCCAGAAGATGTGGTCCGCGCCCACGCAGGCCAACCACAGCGTCACCGCGCCCAGTGCCACGTAGCAAAGCCGCCGCACGCCGTCGGGTGCCACGCCCGGCGCGCGCAGCGCGGTTGGTTGGTGGATTGCGGCGAAGGAAGGCTCGTGCATAGGAAGCGCGATTCTACGGACGCCCCCGACGCCGAACAACCGCACGGTCGCCGTCAGCTTGGCTGGACCGCGCGCAATGCGGTGGCAACTTCCGCCGTGGTCACATCGGCAACGCGCACGGTGGCGCCGGGTTCGCGGAGGAGGATGAAGTTCACGGCTCCACCGGCCACCTTCTTGTCACGGCTGCACGCCGTAAAGACGTCCGACGGGTCGAGCGCGCGGGGGAGTCGCGTTGGCAGGCCCAGGCGCTCAAGCAAGGCGCGGATTTCGTCCGCGAGGGTCCGCGCGAGCAGGCCGCGCCCGCATGCAATCTCGTTTTCGGCCACGATGCCGAGGGCGACGCACTCGCCGTGCCGCAGTTCATACCCGAGCAAATGCTCGATCGCGTGGCCGAGCGTGTGCCCATAGTTCAGGATCGCGCGCAGCCCGGATTCCCGTTCGTCGCGGGCGACCACCGCCGCCTTGATCGTGCAGTTGCGTGCAATAAGGGTCGTGACGGCAGCCGGGTCACGGTGGCCGATCGCCTCCACGCTGGACATGTGCCACTCGAGGAACGCGCGGTCTCGAATCAGGGCCTGTTTCACGCTCTCGGCCAGTCCGGACCTGAATTCGCGGTCTGGAAGCGTTTGCAGAAAATCGGTATCCACCGCGACCATCTCGGGCTGA from Phycisphaerae bacterium includes these protein-coding regions:
- the aroB gene encoding 3-dehydroquinate synthase, with product MAVADRAVARLHLRALRNTLDHELLVLTFAPGEASKSLRTASRFYGRLADARIERGAVIIAFGGGVAGDLAGFVAATWQRGVRFVQVPTTLLAAVDASVGGKTAVNLPQGKNLVGAFHQPEMVAVDTDFLQTLPDREFRSGLAESVKQALIRDRAFLEWHMSSVEAIGHRDPAAVTTLIARNCTIKAAVVARDERESGLRAILNYGHTLGHAIEHLLGYELRHGECVALGIVAENEIACGRGLLARTLADEIRALLERLGLPTRLPRALDPSDVFTACSRDKKVAGGAVNFILLREPGATVRVADVTTAEVATALRAVQPS